A single region of the Devosia sp. FJ2-5-3 genome encodes:
- the dps gene encoding DNA starvation/stationary phase protection protein Dps — MKTPSIDLKSNTKSTVIGILNARLADSIDLALITKQAHWNLKGLNFIAVHEMLDPMRAELDTHVDTIAERVAQLDGIALGTSQIVAKSTQLAAYPTDIRKTNDHLAALAERYAALANQVREDIDATDEAGDPTTADILTAFSRDLDKNLWFIKSHLE; from the coding sequence ATGAAGACCCCCTCCATCGACCTCAAGTCCAATACCAAGTCCACTGTCATCGGCATCCTCAATGCCCGGCTTGCCGATAGCATCGATCTCGCGCTGATCACCAAGCAGGCCCACTGGAACCTCAAGGGCCTCAACTTCATCGCCGTGCACGAAATGCTCGATCCGATGCGGGCCGAACTCGACACCCATGTCGACACCATCGCCGAGCGCGTGGCCCAGCTCGACGGCATTGCCCTGGGCACCAGCCAGATCGTCGCCAAGTCTACCCAGCTTGCCGCCTATCCCACCGACATCCGCAAGACCAATGACCATCTCGCCGCCCTTGCCGAGCGCTATGCCGCCCTCGCCAATCAGGTGCGCGAGGATATCGATGCGACTGACGAGGCCGGCGACCCCACCACCGCCGACATTCTCACCGCGTTCTCCCGCGACCTGGACAAGAATTTGTGGTTCATCAAATCGCATCTTGAATAA
- a CDS encoding Hsp20 family protein gives MQTIDFSPFYRSTVGFDRLFNRLDSLGAQETKTYPPYNIERTGEDAYRISIAVAGFSNGDIAIETKENSLVVKGAKPAETADTKREFLHRGIAERAFELRFQLADYVEVQGASLENGLLHLELKRELPESKKPRTIQINGSTPSIEDKSVN, from the coding sequence ATGCAGACCATCGATTTCTCTCCCTTCTACCGCTCCACCGTCGGCTTTGATCGCCTGTTCAACCGCCTCGACAGCCTGGGCGCGCAGGAGACCAAGACCTACCCGCCCTATAATATCGAGCGCACGGGTGAAGATGCCTACCGCATCTCCATCGCGGTTGCCGGCTTCTCCAATGGCGACATCGCCATCGAGACCAAGGAAAACTCCCTGGTCGTCAAGGGCGCCAAGCCAGCCGAGACTGCCGATACCAAGCGCGAATTCCTCCATCGCGGCATTGCCGAGCGTGCCTTCGAGCTGCGCTTCCAGCTGGCCGACTATGTCGAGGTCCAGGGCGCCAGCCTCGAGAACGGCCTGCTCCATCTGGAACTGAAGCGCGAATTGCCCGAAAGCAAAAAGCCGCGCACCATCCAGATCAATGGCAGCACCCCGTCCATTGAGGACAAGTCTGTGAACTAA
- a CDS encoding alpha/beta hydrolase: protein MTAQVDPNGPRLVITPSNPAPEGVRVGYLETVDRVQLRYAIWPKSAGPHRGTVCLVQGRTEYIEKYFETIADFQARGFAVATFDWRGQGGSQRLIGNPTLGYVDHFDDYWSDLRSFHAKILLPDCPGPYYLVGHSMGGLASLFAATRDRMMFDRVFLSAPMVSLHNMEHAIARTARLAELASFLGLGRLPYARRGDQRPTEAGFANNPLTSDPVRYMRMVETIKADDGLYIGSPTFRWLGAAMRAMVEAGKDSFPTRMQIPLLILGAARDEIVSTPAIEKLGLRLRNGRHMIIAGARHELFMENDAIRGQVLAAFDAFITEQTR from the coding sequence TTGACCGCCCAGGTCGACCCCAACGGTCCCAGACTCGTTATCACCCCGTCCAATCCGGCCCCCGAAGGGGTTCGCGTGGGCTATCTCGAGACGGTGGATCGGGTGCAGCTGCGCTATGCCATCTGGCCGAAATCGGCGGGCCCGCACCGGGGCACGGTCTGCCTCGTGCAGGGACGAACCGAATATATCGAGAAATATTTCGAGACCATCGCCGATTTCCAGGCGCGCGGCTTTGCCGTCGCCACCTTCGACTGGCGCGGGCAGGGCGGCTCGCAGCGGCTGATCGGCAATCCAACACTTGGCTATGTCGATCATTTCGATGATTACTGGAGCGATCTGCGCAGTTTTCACGCAAAGATCCTGCTGCCCGATTGCCCGGGGCCCTATTATCTCGTCGGCCATTCTATGGGCGGGCTGGCGAGCCTTTTTGCCGCGACGCGCGACCGGATGATGTTCGACCGCGTGTTCCTGTCGGCGCCGATGGTGAGCCTGCACAATATGGAGCACGCCATTGCCCGCACCGCCCGGCTTGCCGAACTGGCCAGCTTTCTCGGGCTCGGGCGATTGCCCTATGCAAGGCGCGGCGACCAGAGGCCGACAGAAGCCGGCTTCGCCAACAATCCGCTGACCTCCGACCCCGTGCGCTACATGCGCATGGTCGAGACGATCAAGGCCGATGACGGGCTCTATATCGGCTCGCCCACCTTCCGCTGGCTGGGCGCGGCCATGCGGGCCATGGTCGAGGCGGGAAAGGACAGTTTTCCCACGCGCATGCAGATCCCCCTCTTGATATTGGGCGCGGCGCGGGACGAGATCGTCTCGACCCCCGCCATCGAAAAGCTGGGTCTCCGCTTGCGCAATGGACGGCATATGATCATTGCCGGCGCGCGGCACGAATTGTTCATGGAAAACGACGCGATCCGCGGACAGGTCCTGGCCGCTTTCGACGCCTTCATCACCGAGCAGACCCGCTAG
- a CDS encoding TadE/TadG family type IV pilus assembly protein, which produces MSPAPSRPAWRFWRNTQGGTAIEFAIVAPVFFLCALAFIQVGYGIYAQSTISQLAEKGARHLLFADNDIKGAEEVILAGLAGTPLDPGHLTMSAQRLSQPYSHVQLTLNYVFVPPGIPLPRDIILRSVVLVPVSK; this is translated from the coding sequence ATGAGCCCCGCACCCTCCCGGCCGGCATGGCGGTTCTGGCGCAACACGCAAGGAGGCACGGCGATCGAGTTTGCCATCGTCGCCCCGGTCTTTTTCCTGTGCGCCCTGGCGTTTATCCAGGTCGGATATGGCATCTATGCCCAGTCGACCATTTCGCAGCTGGCAGAAAAAGGCGCGCGGCATCTCCTCTTTGCCGATAATGACATCAAAGGCGCCGAGGAGGTCATCCTGGCCGGCTTGGCCGGCACCCCCCTCGATCCCGGCCACCTCACCATGTCCGCGCAGCGCCTCTCCCAGCCCTATTCCCACGTCCAGCTGACGCTCAACTACGTCTTTGTCCCCCCCGGCATCCCCTTGCCCCGGGACATTATCCTGCGCTCGGTCGTGCTCGTTCCGGTGAGCAAATAA
- a CDS encoding TadE/TadG family type IV pilus assembly protein, translated as MRRLSGPIAHFCADHRGNAAVEFAILVPVLMLLVAGTVDLGFGFQRKLELQSALNTGLQHVMQTQGKEIATTRTVIAHGLAKFDGVDLEARTFCRCASGPEGCTMTCEAGLDRFATATALIPYKTPIFDVEMELLATFEVYVGKAE; from the coding sequence ATGAGGCGCCTGTCCGGGCCCATCGCGCATTTCTGCGCCGACCACCGGGGCAATGCCGCGGTGGAATTTGCCATTCTGGTGCCGGTCCTGATGTTGCTGGTGGCGGGCACGGTCGATCTGGGCTTCGGCTTCCAGCGCAAGCTCGAACTGCAATCGGCGCTCAACACCGGCCTGCAGCATGTCATGCAGACCCAGGGCAAGGAGATCGCGACCACCAGGACCGTCATCGCCCACGGCCTCGCCAAATTCGACGGCGTCGACCTCGAGGCCCGCACCTTCTGTCGCTGCGCCTCCGGCCCGGAGGGCTGCACCATGACCTGCGAGGCCGGGCTCGATCGCTTCGCCACGGCCACCGCCCTCATACCCTACAAGACCCCGATCTTCGACGTGGAGATGGAGCTTTTGGCGACATTCGAAGTCTATGTGGGCAAGGCCGAATGA
- a CDS encoding pilus assembly protein TadG-related protein, whose product MKKAVGFLRHDGGAIAVIFGLLLPALLGFAALAIEVGHWYTERDKLQIAADAAAYSALVAYSIEDDLDQALAVGETQARASGFTGPSAQITIEIPSPDGTLGPNSSRAILKANPRLYLSGLFLDMASIEIGAVSYATFDPVRETVPCMLALKPNQSRSILVAASVQVNMGCVVASNSSNGDAIWAEGTSSLKASCIKTPGSTATNGGAKITVTDCPNGQIERATSTTPFTDKPFWGGPGVPDTPTFVDQSIAQGRYGVGMPAGDKLNPGKYGKQVEIDGSVTLAPGVYYFSAGFRATPGSRISGQGVTIFVNQTKVLDIAQNVHWNLSAPTTGPTAGMAIMGNPAITGGTVRLIGVIGNVGGAVYFPNQVLQTESGPNQPTARCTQIVASIIDIRGGGTINNNCAEAGGSAGSASTVRLARGPAT is encoded by the coding sequence ATGAAAAAGGCAGTGGGTTTTCTACGCCATGATGGCGGCGCCATTGCCGTCATCTTTGGCTTGCTCCTGCCGGCCCTGCTGGGCTTCGCCGCGCTGGCGATCGAAGTCGGCCATTGGTACACCGAGCGCGACAAATTGCAGATCGCCGCCGATGCCGCCGCCTATAGCGCGCTCGTCGCCTACAGTATCGAGGACGATCTCGATCAGGCCCTTGCGGTCGGCGAAACCCAGGCGCGCGCATCCGGCTTCACCGGCCCTTCAGCCCAGATCACAATCGAAATTCCGTCGCCCGATGGCACATTGGGGCCCAATTCGTCGCGCGCCATTCTCAAGGCCAATCCGCGGCTATATCTGTCGGGACTGTTTCTCGACATGGCCTCGATCGAGATCGGCGCCGTCTCCTACGCCACCTTCGACCCGGTGCGCGAAACGGTCCCCTGCATGCTGGCGCTCAAGCCCAACCAGTCGCGATCCATCCTCGTGGCTGCCAGCGTGCAGGTCAATATGGGCTGCGTCGTTGCCAGCAATTCGAGCAATGGCGACGCGATCTGGGCCGAGGGCACCTCGTCGCTCAAGGCCAGCTGCATCAAGACCCCGGGCTCGACAGCCACCAATGGCGGCGCCAAGATTACGGTCACCGATTGCCCCAATGGCCAGATCGAGCGCGCCACCTCGACCACCCCGTTCACCGACAAGCCCTTTTGGGGCGGCCCGGGCGTTCCCGACACCCCGACCTTTGTCGACCAGTCCATTGCCCAGGGACGCTATGGCGTCGGCATGCCGGCCGGCGACAAGCTCAACCCCGGAAAATACGGCAAGCAGGTGGAAATCGACGGCAGCGTTACACTCGCGCCCGGCGTCTACTATTTCTCCGCCGGTTTCAGGGCCACGCCCGGCAGCCGGATCAGCGGACAGGGCGTCACCATCTTCGTCAACCAGACCAAGGTGCTCGACATCGCCCAGAACGTGCACTGGAACCTCAGCGCCCCCACCACCGGCCCCACTGCAGGCATGGCCATCATGGGCAATCCCGCCATCACCGGGGGCACGGTGCGCCTCATCGGGGTGATCGGCAATGTCGGCGGGGCGGTCTATTTCCCCAATCAAGTGCTCCAGACCGAGAGCGGCCCGAACCAGCCCACCGCCCGGTGCACCCAGATCGTGGCCAGCATCATCGACATTCGCGGCGGCGGCACCATCAACAATAATTGCGCTGAGGCCGGTGGCTCCGCCGGCAGCGCCAGCACGGTGCGCCTCGCCAGGGGACCGGCGACATGA
- the hisN gene encoding histidinol-phosphatase: protein MPDIDFARIEAVLLAAAAAAAERTLPLFRTGLAVDNKLTSGFDPVTEADKGAETAIRAVIAESFPDHAIIGEEWGTTGASQFSWIIDPVDGTRAFISGAPVWGTLIGFAVDGVAVAGVMSQPFIGETFLAVPGASRYRRGETIAPNRTSGATELAGARVFTTTPKLFDSPALAAKWQAIEAATRLQRFGMDCYGYALLAAGHADLVIEPHLNSYDIAALIPIIREAGGAIACWDGSDPTGGGDVVAAATPQLLEKALDLIASTENSER, encoded by the coding sequence ATGCCCGATATCGACTTTGCCCGCATCGAAGCCGTCCTGCTCGCTGCCGCCGCTGCTGCGGCCGAACGCACCCTGCCGCTGTTTCGCACCGGGCTGGCCGTGGATAACAAGCTCACGTCAGGCTTTGATCCGGTCACCGAGGCCGACAAGGGCGCCGAAACCGCCATTCGCGCCGTCATCGCCGAAAGCTTTCCCGATCACGCCATCATCGGGGAGGAATGGGGCACGACGGGCGCAAGCCAGTTCAGCTGGATCATCGACCCCGTCGATGGCACCCGTGCCTTCATCTCCGGCGCTCCGGTCTGGGGCACGCTGATCGGATTTGCCGTCGATGGCGTGGCGGTCGCCGGCGTGATGAGCCAGCCCTTTATCGGCGAGACCTTCCTTGCCGTCCCCGGCGCCTCGCGCTATCGCCGCGGTGAAACGATCGCCCCCAACCGCACCAGCGGCGCCACCGAGCTCGCCGGCGCCCGGGTATTCACCACCACGCCGAAGCTTTTCGACAGCCCGGCGCTCGCCGCCAAATGGCAGGCGATCGAGGCGGCAACGCGCCTCCAGCGCTTCGGCATGGATTGCTATGGCTATGCCCTGCTCGCGGCCGGCCATGCCGATCTCGTCATCGAGCCCCATCTCAACAGCTATGACATCGCCGCCCTCATCCCCATCATCCGCGAAGCGGGTGGGGCCATCGCCTGCTGGGATGGCAGCGACCCCACCGGCGGCGGCGACGTCGTGGCCGCAGCGACCCCCCAATTGCTCGAAAAGGCCCTCGACCTGATCGCCTCGACGGAAAATTCTGAGCGCTGA
- a CDS encoding N-formylglutamate amidohydrolase, translating to MRSDYWDQPAFETIRPRRLVAPIVFNSPHSGRVYPPRFLAMTRLDHLSIRQSEDAFVDELFSRAPHLGAPLLRAHFPRAYLDANREPWELDPTMFVEPLSDRFNTNSPRVAAGLGTLARVVAENKPIYRERLTIEDARMRIEGIYHPYHAALQKLLSEALGSFGVAVLIDCHSMPRIGRHGERATPDIVLGDRYGTTCAGSLVDLVETAFTTAGLRVARNRPYAGGFCTRSYGRPQHGVHALQIEISRHLYMNETTLEMHSGFEPLRTIIDKLIHTLIGLDLMSLAAAPISTEKAAAE from the coding sequence GTGCGATCCGACTACTGGGATCAACCGGCATTCGAAACCATCAGGCCGCGGCGCCTCGTGGCTCCGATTGTGTTCAATTCCCCCCATTCGGGTCGGGTCTATCCGCCCCGCTTCCTGGCCATGACGCGGCTCGATCACCTGTCCATTCGCCAGTCCGAAGACGCTTTCGTCGATGAGCTGTTTTCGCGTGCGCCCCATCTTGGCGCGCCGCTATTGCGGGCGCATTTCCCGCGGGCCTATCTCGATGCCAATCGCGAACCCTGGGAACTCGATCCCACCATGTTCGTCGAGCCGCTGTCGGACCGGTTCAACACCAATTCCCCCCGCGTAGCGGCAGGGCTGGGCACGCTGGCGCGCGTCGTTGCCGAGAACAAGCCGATCTATCGCGAGCGCCTGACGATCGAGGATGCGCGCATGCGCATCGAGGGGATCTACCATCCCTATCACGCCGCCCTGCAAAAGCTCCTGAGCGAGGCCCTTGGCAGTTTCGGCGTCGCCGTGCTGATCGATTGCCATTCCATGCCGCGCATTGGCCGGCATGGTGAGCGCGCCACGCCCGACATCGTGCTGGGCGACCGCTATGGCACCACCTGCGCCGGTTCGCTGGTCGATCTTGTGGAAACCGCCTTTACCACCGCGGGTCTGCGCGTCGCCCGCAACCGGCCCTATGCGGGGGGCTTTTGCACCCGGTCCTATGGCCGCCCGCAACATGGCGTTCATGCCCTGCAGATAGAAATCAGCCGGCACCTCTACATGAATGAAACCACGCTCGAAATGCACTCCGGCTTCGAGCCATTGCGCACTATCATCGATAAATTGATCCACACCCTGATCGGGCTCGATCTGATGAGCCTGGCCGCCGCGCCCATTTCCACCGAAAAGGCCGCTGCCGAATAG
- a CDS encoding response regulator, with amino-acid sequence MKRILLAEDDNDMRQFLTRALKNAGYEVVSFDNGLSAYERLREEPFSLLLSDIVMPEMDGIELARRATELDPDLKVMFITGFAAVALNPDSDAPKDASVLSKPFHLRDLVSEVERLLAA; translated from the coding sequence ATGAAGCGAATTCTTCTCGCTGAAGATGACAACGACATGCGCCAGTTCCTTACGCGCGCCCTTAAAAATGCGGGCTACGAGGTGGTTTCCTTCGACAACGGGCTGTCTGCTTACGAGCGCCTGCGCGAAGAGCCTTTTTCGCTGCTGCTGTCCGATATCGTGATGCCGGAAATGGATGGCATCGAGCTGGCGCGGCGCGCCACCGAGCTCGATCCAGACCTCAAGGTCATGTTCATCACCGGCTTTGCCGCCGTTGCCCTCAACCCGGACAGCGATGCGCCCAAGGATGCCTCAGTGCTGTCCAAGCCGTTCCATTTGCGTG